One region of Halodesulfovibrio sp. genomic DNA includes:
- the ptsP gene encoding phosphoenolpyruvate--protein phosphotransferase, with protein sequence MVGIVLVSHCRRLAEGLHGIIEQITQGAVPVALAAGSNDEEHPIGTDPAKVLSAIQQVQQGDGVLVLMDLGSAILSAETAIDLLPEDQQRKVYMSSAPLVEGAMAAAIQIAAGADMEAVLKDAETIVRAKAKQLGVEEPNGHARSPHVEEETPPAREKSEEISIVVPNRLGLHARPAARIVGTLGGYVADVWLIRETESASARSLNQITMLAVQQGETIQFRAVGVDAKDALSALTALAEENFGDVDKPDYSLRNASMSAGGIAAAPGTALGPIVWYRPMLPTVEKTVASDSEVEMIRLAEAIAMARIELADLEYKASGSADSAEEAEFFALHSMLLDDPYITCSAHDFMTKSKYTAEAAWSETIDKTMERYRTLQNEYVRGRAADVLDVGIRVLRALTGEKFVGPEIAEPSILVATDLGPSDMVELDMENVLGIVTQEGGATSHVAVFARALKIPAVAGVHQLLEPLQDGDIIGLNGATGEVWISPDAAKTNELKMLRSQWDEHVQDVRLKTVAPAVTRDGKTVRVEVNAKSVEEIPGALESGADSIAILRTEDLYLNRVIPPSEEEQVQVYTKAAELLKGEPLVIATADLGGDNQLPYLEQHAAERHSCFDKRGIRFSLAHKELFLHQIKAILRVAADHPLKMLLPMVSQVTELRDVHSIINEVRAMLKKENIACAANIEVGVVIEVPSAVFLADQLAREADFFVLGGDDLARYVMVYDPKNSVLGTEYDEVHPAILRIIRDIIAVAHEAGIPVSVGGEVTSNLQAVFVLVGLGVDSLAVAPNSIEQTKDLIRTIVTSDAKEIAVEAMELPDASSVKTLISLHCCMLT encoded by the coding sequence ATGGTCGGTATTGTTTTGGTATCTCATTGTCGTCGTTTGGCGGAAGGGCTTCATGGTATAATCGAACAGATTACGCAGGGTGCTGTCCCTGTGGCATTGGCTGCCGGAAGTAATGATGAAGAACATCCCATTGGAACTGACCCTGCTAAAGTTCTCAGCGCCATTCAGCAAGTGCAGCAGGGGGACGGTGTTCTTGTGCTTATGGATTTGGGGAGTGCTATCTTAAGCGCTGAAACAGCTATCGATTTATTACCGGAGGACCAACAAAGAAAGGTCTACATGAGTTCAGCACCACTTGTTGAAGGTGCTATGGCGGCAGCGATTCAGATAGCAGCAGGCGCAGACATGGAAGCTGTTCTTAAGGATGCTGAAACTATTGTGCGCGCAAAAGCGAAACAACTTGGAGTGGAAGAACCAAATGGACATGCGCGGAGTCCGCATGTTGAAGAAGAGACACCGCCTGCACGGGAAAAAAGTGAAGAAATTTCGATTGTAGTCCCGAATAGACTTGGGCTGCATGCACGTCCGGCTGCACGCATTGTGGGCACGCTTGGAGGGTACGTTGCAGATGTGTGGCTTATTCGGGAAACAGAAAGTGCCAGTGCTCGTTCGTTGAACCAGATAACAATGCTGGCTGTTCAACAGGGAGAAACCATTCAGTTTCGGGCAGTGGGTGTTGATGCCAAAGATGCCTTGTCTGCCTTGACTGCATTGGCAGAAGAAAATTTTGGTGATGTTGATAAGCCTGACTACAGCCTGCGGAATGCAAGTATGTCCGCAGGAGGCATTGCTGCTGCACCGGGGACAGCGCTTGGTCCTATAGTCTGGTATCGTCCGATGCTGCCAACCGTTGAGAAGACTGTTGCGTCTGATTCAGAAGTTGAAATGATTCGGTTGGCAGAAGCCATTGCTATGGCGCGTATCGAGCTGGCAGATTTGGAATATAAAGCGTCCGGTAGTGCAGACTCAGCAGAGGAGGCTGAGTTTTTCGCATTGCACAGTATGCTGTTGGATGATCCATACATTACATGCTCCGCACATGATTTTATGACTAAATCAAAATACACAGCGGAGGCGGCATGGTCGGAAACAATCGACAAGACAATGGAACGATATCGTACTCTTCAGAACGAATATGTACGGGGCAGGGCAGCAGATGTTCTGGATGTTGGAATACGGGTGCTGCGTGCGTTAACTGGGGAAAAATTTGTGGGACCTGAGATTGCTGAGCCTTCCATTCTTGTAGCAACTGATCTTGGACCATCAGATATGGTTGAGCTTGATATGGAAAACGTGCTTGGCATTGTAACACAGGAAGGCGGGGCAACGTCACATGTTGCAGTGTTTGCCCGTGCATTGAAAATACCAGCAGTGGCAGGTGTTCATCAACTTCTTGAGCCATTGCAAGATGGTGATATTATCGGCTTAAACGGTGCGACTGGTGAGGTGTGGATTTCGCCGGATGCAGCTAAAACAAATGAACTAAAAATGCTACGTTCGCAATGGGATGAGCATGTGCAGGACGTGCGTTTAAAAACAGTAGCCCCTGCGGTAACTCGTGATGGTAAAACAGTGCGCGTTGAGGTGAATGCTAAATCCGTTGAAGAAATCCCCGGTGCACTTGAGTCCGGTGCGGACAGCATAGCTATTTTGCGAACGGAAGATTTGTATTTGAATCGGGTTATTCCTCCGTCAGAAGAAGAACAGGTACAAGTGTACACCAAGGCGGCTGAATTACTTAAAGGTGAACCGCTTGTTATTGCGACAGCTGATTTGGGCGGCGATAACCAGTTACCGTATCTGGAACAGCATGCAGCCGAACGACATTCATGTTTTGATAAGCGGGGAATACGGTTCAGCCTTGCCCATAAGGAATTATTTCTCCATCAAATTAAGGCAATTTTACGTGTAGCTGCTGACCATCCATTAAAGATGTTGTTACCGATGGTGTCGCAAGTTACCGAGCTTAGAGACGTGCACAGCATCATAAATGAAGTTCGGGCAATGCTTAAAAAAGAAAATATTGCTTGTGCTGCCAACATAGAAGTGGGGGTGGTTATCGAAGTACCTTCAGCTGTTTTTCTTGCAGACCAATTGGCACGCGAAGCAGACTTTTTTGTACTGGGTGGTGATGATCTCGCTCGATATGTCATGGTGTATGATCCAAAAAATTCTGTTTTAGGCACAGAGTATGACGAAGTGCACCCTGCTATTCTTCGCATTATCCGTGATATCATCGCAGTAGCACACGAAGCAGGCATCCCTGTGAGCGTTGGTGGAGAAGTTACCAGCAATCTCCAAGCTGTATTCGTGCTTGTGGGACTTGGGGTAGATTCTCTTGCGGTTGCACCTAACTCAATTGAACAGACAAAAGACTTAATCCGCACAATCGTAACGTCTGATGCAAAAGAGATTGCAGTAGAGGCAATGGAACTGCCGGATGCCAGCAGCGTGAAGACTCTTATTTCGCTCCACTGTTGTATGTTAACGTAA
- the dhaL gene encoding dihydroxyacetone kinase subunit DhaL, with amino-acid sequence MFTKETAFTWYTKAAAKMSEHKEELHDLDAAIGDGDHGINMDRGFTWLLQAVPEMQNLRLGEVLKTSGMILLSSVGGASGPLYGTLFLKGSATVGERDALTSSELFTFFDVGVAALIARGRTKSGDKTMYDTWEPMLLEYKKQLESGATMVEIMRACVDAAAAGMTATIPMLAQKGRASYLGERSIGHQDPGATSSFYLIQALYESIRE; translated from the coding sequence ATGTTTACGAAAGAAACTGCTTTTACATGGTATACAAAAGCAGCTGCAAAAATGAGTGAACATAAAGAAGAACTGCATGATCTTGATGCCGCAATCGGTGATGGAGATCACGGTATTAATATGGACAGGGGCTTCACATGGCTGTTGCAAGCTGTGCCGGAAATGCAAAATTTACGTTTAGGAGAAGTGCTCAAGACTTCAGGGATGATATTGCTTTCAAGTGTCGGGGGAGCCAGTGGACCACTCTATGGTACGCTGTTTTTAAAAGGTTCTGCAACGGTTGGTGAGCGGGATGCGTTAACTTCTTCTGAGTTGTTTACTTTTTTTGATGTTGGTGTTGCCGCTTTGATTGCACGTGGCAGAACAAAATCCGGTGATAAAACAATGTATGATACGTGGGAGCCGATGCTGCTGGAGTATAAAAAGCAATTAGAGTCCGGTGCGACGATGGTTGAAATTATGCGTGCCTGTGTTGATGCAGCAGCAGCAGGAATGACTGCAACAATTCCTATGCTGGCGCAAAAAGGGCGAGCAAGTTACTTGGGAGAGCGCAGTATCGGGCATCAGGACCCCGGAGCCACGTCATCATTCTATCTTATACAGGCATTGTACGAGAGCATAAGAGAGTAA
- the dhaK gene encoding dihydroxyacetone kinase subunit DhaK, whose translation MKKLINKAEDVVLEQLQGLAAAHPELYLNLNPRYVCRREIPDGKVALISGGGSGHEPMHCGYVGFGMLDGACPGEVFTSPTPNQIYECAKKVHRGAGVLFLVKNYTGDVLNFETAAELCLADGIQVQCILIDDDVAVKGGGGTAGRRGLGITVLAEKIIGAAAQAGYSFEQCAALGRRINQNGRSMGVALSSCVVPAAGKPTFTLGENEIEIGIGIHGEPGIKRMPMASVDELVQILVEHIFADPDYTRIVHELNADTGIWDDVELVSKQFAKGDNVIVLVNGMGGTPVGELYGVYRKLALLCPQYGITIQRNLVGTYISSLEMLGCSISILRADKEMLDLWDARVATPALCTLGTVCTSSK comes from the coding sequence ATGAAAAAATTAATCAATAAAGCTGAAGATGTTGTGCTTGAGCAGCTACAGGGACTGGCGGCAGCGCACCCCGAACTCTATTTGAACCTGAACCCCAGATATGTATGCCGCAGGGAAATTCCAGATGGCAAAGTTGCTTTGATATCAGGCGGTGGCAGCGGGCATGAACCGATGCATTGCGGGTATGTTGGTTTCGGTATGCTTGATGGAGCATGTCCGGGTGAAGTCTTCACGTCTCCGACACCGAACCAGATATATGAATGTGCGAAGAAAGTGCACCGCGGTGCTGGCGTGCTGTTTTTAGTTAAAAACTACACAGGCGATGTTCTTAATTTTGAAACGGCAGCAGAGTTGTGTCTGGCTGATGGAATTCAAGTTCAATGTATTCTTATTGATGACGATGTAGCCGTAAAAGGTGGCGGTGGAACAGCTGGTAGACGTGGGCTGGGTATTACTGTTCTCGCCGAAAAGATTATAGGAGCTGCTGCGCAAGCTGGATATTCTTTTGAACAGTGTGCGGCGTTAGGGCGTCGAATAAACCAGAATGGGCGGTCTATGGGGGTGGCGCTAAGCTCATGCGTTGTTCCGGCAGCTGGTAAACCGACTTTTACGCTGGGCGAGAATGAAATTGAAATCGGCATTGGAATTCATGGTGAACCGGGCATAAAACGTATGCCTATGGCTTCTGTAGATGAGCTAGTACAAATTTTGGTTGAACATATTTTCGCAGACCCTGATTACACGCGTATTGTGCACGAATTAAACGCCGACACTGGAATATGGGATGATGTTGAACTTGTGAGCAAGCAGTTTGCAAAAGGTGATAATGTTATCGTGTTGGTCAATGGCATGGGAGGAACGCCGGTAGGCGAATTGTACGGTGTCTACCGGAAGCTCGCATTACTTTGTCCGCAGTATGGAATAACTATTCAGCGCAATCTCGTTGGGACTTATATTTCTTCCTTGGAGATGCTGGGATGTTCCATAAGTATTTTGCGGGCGGATAAAGAAATGCTTGATTTGTGGGATGCACGTGTTGCGACTCCTGCGTTATGTACGCTCGGAACTGTCTGTACTTCTTCCAAATAG
- a CDS encoding DMT family transporter has protein sequence MMVYGKLILTAVLWGGTFVAGRLLSDGMGAFSAAFLRFLTASVCMVWIMYQRSGGLPALDKKGWLGVCLLGATGVFAYNAFFFTGLQTVPAGRAAVIISTNPILITVLAALFFGEKLTTRKGVGICLSVTGATIAISRGNPASLLTGGLSGGDLIIFGGVLSWVLYSLLGKRMMSFLSPHAAITYSCITGTIMLLPFALNEGMVTDFSGYTMTHLLCIAYLGVLGTVIGFTWFYQAIKEIGASRSGVFINFVPVAAILCGWIILNEPLSLSLFAGVLLVITGVYMANSVSAKASS, from the coding sequence ATGATGGTGTACGGAAAATTAATCCTTACCGCAGTGTTGTGGGGAGGAACATTCGTAGCAGGACGTCTGCTTTCGGATGGAATGGGCGCTTTTTCCGCCGCTTTTTTGCGGTTTTTAACAGCATCAGTCTGTATGGTGTGGATTATGTATCAACGTTCCGGCGGGTTACCGGCTCTTGATAAAAAAGGATGGCTGGGTGTTTGCCTATTGGGCGCAACCGGTGTGTTTGCATACAATGCATTCTTTTTTACAGGACTTCAAACCGTTCCTGCGGGGCGGGCTGCTGTGATTATTTCCACAAATCCTATTCTTATTACTGTACTGGCGGCACTGTTTTTTGGAGAGAAACTAACTACTCGTAAAGGGGTGGGTATTTGCCTCTCTGTTACAGGTGCTACTATAGCGATATCCCGCGGCAATCCCGCATCACTTTTGACAGGTGGGCTAAGCGGTGGGGATCTCATTATTTTTGGTGGTGTTCTAAGCTGGGTTTTATACTCCCTGCTTGGGAAGCGTATGATGAGTTTTTTAAGTCCGCATGCGGCAATCACATATTCTTGTATAACAGGTACAATAATGCTTTTGCCGTTTGCCCTGAATGAAGGCATGGTAACCGACTTTTCCGGCTATACTATGACGCACCTATTATGCATCGCGTATTTAGGTGTGCTGGGGACAGTCATCGGTTTTACGTGGTTTTATCAGGCAATTAAAGAGATAGGTGCTTCGCGGTCAGGAGTGTTCATTAATTTTGTCCCCGTAGCAGCTATCTTGTGTGGATGGATTATTCTGAATGAACCACTATCGCTTTCGTTGTTTGCTGGTGTGCTTCTTGTTATCACAGGTGTGTACATGGCAAACTCGGTATCGGCGAAAGCTTCGTCGTAA
- a CDS encoding acyltransferase family protein, with product MVENRLYFLDNLRSVIILGVVVLHVAICYMMYPPVWWYVVNPVTNLYFTQLVVLVDVPLMPCMFFIAGYFALPSLQRHGVVSFLQQKTWRIFIPWVLGIVLLAPPTAFSYPYSRNMPVDLYSFWTHYFWTDAFQHSVYWFLALLFWLFVALTIIWKCVPALRNVTRTPAQAPLWLFPAVVGVSASCFFIALQFFPLDYWYVSYLLSFRPERLVQLVVFFILGMWAWKYGWFTQEGYRPRKRVWLPLFVLTMVIYLPVRLGFVASPIPLWQKQIILACAFTTYSIASLMGLCAVFSTWVNGKSAFWRSASKNSYGIYYLHAPIVYWLAYAFIPLAWSTYVKSTVILVLSMAASWMFTAGVLRKAPLLKRMF from the coding sequence ATGGTAGAAAATCGTTTATATTTTCTGGATAACCTTCGATCTGTAATTATTTTGGGAGTTGTAGTGCTCCATGTTGCAATTTGTTACATGATGTATCCTCCCGTTTGGTGGTATGTAGTGAATCCGGTTACAAACTTGTATTTTACACAGTTGGTAGTGCTGGTAGATGTTCCTTTAATGCCTTGTATGTTCTTTATCGCAGGATATTTTGCATTGCCTTCGTTACAGAGACATGGTGTTGTTTCATTTTTACAACAGAAAACATGGCGCATTTTCATTCCATGGGTGCTCGGCATTGTTCTTTTAGCACCTCCTACTGCATTCAGTTACCCGTATTCCCGCAATATGCCGGTAGACCTCTATTCATTTTGGACGCATTATTTTTGGACAGACGCGTTCCAACACTCGGTTTACTGGTTTCTGGCGCTTCTTTTTTGGCTATTTGTGGCGTTGACAATAATTTGGAAGTGCGTTCCAGCGTTGCGTAATGTAACACGCACTCCAGCTCAGGCACCGCTTTGGCTCTTTCCTGCCGTCGTTGGCGTTTCCGCATCATGCTTTTTCATTGCGTTACAATTTTTTCCTTTGGATTACTGGTACGTAAGTTACCTCCTGTCTTTCCGCCCAGAACGTCTAGTGCAATTGGTTGTGTTCTTTATTCTTGGCATGTGGGCATGGAAATATGGATGGTTTACACAAGAGGGATACCGTCCGCGAAAACGCGTCTGGTTGCCGCTTTTTGTCCTCACTATGGTTATTTACCTTCCTGTCCGTTTAGGCTTTGTGGCATCTCCTATTCCACTTTGGCAAAAACAGATTATTCTAGCTTGCGCCTTTACAACATACAGTATTGCTTCACTTATGGGCTTGTGTGCCGTATTCAGCACGTGGGTTAATGGTAAAAGCGCTTTTTGGCGCTCTGCTTCAAAAAACTCATATGGTATTTATTACTTGCATGCCCCGATTGTGTACTGGTTGGCATATGCGTTTATTCCGCTGGCATGGTCAACTTATGTCAAATCAACTGTCATACTGGTGCTTTCAATGGCGGCAAGTTGGATGTTTACGGCGGGTGTATTGAGAAAAGCACCGTTGCTGAAACGTATGTTTTAA
- a CDS encoding sulfite exporter TauE/SafE family protein, which yields MENLFFVALCWGIGGFINGIAGFGAALIAMPLITSTVPLSLAVPSCTIVGMSLCLQMAWTYRKNIDFQKLKPIYIGTVPGALIGVTMMQEFPAHYLKLGMGIFLFIYAMWGLFFEGAKPRKVHSAWGAVAGFCSTAISSSVGMGGPPTIVYTSLAGWEKDTIKASIASYFIVSGALILSLQTYAGIQTKETVLLFAAAAPAVMLGARLGVLASRKIGEFAYRKVLFGMLAVMACMILKSAYVQFAALV from the coding sequence ATGGAAAATCTATTTTTTGTAGCGCTGTGCTGGGGTATTGGTGGATTTATCAATGGTATTGCAGGATTTGGTGCTGCACTCATTGCTATGCCACTTATTACAAGCACCGTTCCACTGTCTCTTGCAGTACCTAGTTGTACCATTGTTGGTATGAGCTTGTGTTTGCAAATGGCGTGGACGTATCGCAAAAATATTGACTTTCAGAAGTTGAAGCCAATTTATATAGGCACTGTTCCCGGGGCACTTATTGGTGTTACTATGATGCAGGAGTTTCCTGCTCATTACTTGAAGTTGGGCATGGGAATTTTCCTTTTTATCTATGCAATGTGGGGACTGTTTTTTGAAGGAGCAAAACCTCGAAAAGTGCACAGTGCATGGGGGGCAGTAGCTGGTTTCTGCTCCACGGCGATTAGCTCTTCCGTTGGCATGGGTGGACCTCCGACTATTGTCTATACCTCACTTGCCGGGTGGGAGAAAGATACGATCAAGGCAAGTATTGCCAGCTACTTTATCGTATCTGGTGCATTAATCCTTTCGTTGCAGACTTATGCAGGCATCCAGACAAAAGAAACTGTTCTCCTGTTTGCTGCGGCTGCCCCAGCTGTAATGCTTGGCGCGCGGTTAGGCGTTCTCGCCTCCAGAAAGATTGGGGAGTTTGCGTATCGCAAAGTTTTATTCGGCATGCTTGCAGTAATGGCATGTATGATTTTAAAAAGTGCGTATGTGCAATTTGCAGCTTTAGTGTAA
- a CDS encoding A24 family peptidase: MYLPFAALLGLILGSFYSVCASRYGTENTIFKPSRSRCPHCKHQLTIRENIPLISFILQKGRCRHCKTRIPLFYPLIELTSMCWAVLAAMHTSSPAEWITLMVVGGICIVASAIDLRTFLLPDVLTYSGAVLVLLASYAGFLQVTFVDALLGAVIGAFALWAIAALYKLIRKIDGMGLGDVKFMFMLGALVGWQQLSILILVASSCALVFCIISLRGKSNLATTYIPFGPFLASGALITYLFGEQIIAFLR, encoded by the coding sequence ATGTATCTTCCTTTTGCAGCCCTGTTGGGACTCATTCTCGGTAGCTTTTATTCAGTATGTGCAAGCCGCTACGGAACCGAAAACACAATTTTCAAACCGTCACGTTCACGTTGCCCGCATTGTAAACACCAATTAACAATTCGTGAGAACATCCCTCTTATCAGCTTTATTCTACAAAAAGGGCGTTGCAGACATTGCAAAACCCGCATCCCGCTGTTCTATCCTCTTATTGAATTGACTTCGATGTGTTGGGCAGTGCTGGCAGCAATGCATACTTCCAGCCCAGCGGAATGGATAACGCTCATGGTCGTTGGCGGCATTTGCATTGTAGCGTCTGCAATTGACCTGCGTACGTTCTTGTTGCCAGACGTGCTTACATATTCAGGTGCGGTATTGGTACTGCTCGCGAGCTACGCTGGTTTTCTCCAAGTGACATTCGTTGATGCGTTACTCGGTGCAGTTATCGGCGCTTTTGCACTTTGGGCTATTGCAGCACTCTATAAATTGATTCGCAAAATAGACGGGATGGGGCTTGGTGATGTGAAATTTATGTTCATGCTTGGCGCATTGGTAGGCTGGCAGCAGTTATCTATTCTCATTCTTGTGGCGTCCAGTTGTGCACTCGTTTTCTGCATTATCTCCCTGCGAGGAAAAAGTAACCTTGCCACCACGTATATTCCATTTGGTCCTTTCCTTGCGTCGGGTGCGCTCATCACCTACCTGTTCGGAGAACAAATTATTGCTTTCCTCAGGTAA
- a CDS encoding methyltransferase domain-containing protein — translation MGMSEEKTAEFSQKLCDILNYGALNAAMGIGYASGAFEALGKFDAPASCEAIALQGGLNERYLQEWLGVMVSGGIVEVSETEADGEELYFLPKEYLPLLTRSGGNSNMGVYTQEIPLLTQSSLNQVVSGMQTGEGIGYENYSYFYSFMEELANAKHEQMLVETFLPSVMDGVIVERLRKGIHVCDMGCADGVVLQLMAKAFPESTFVGFDISEASIEKAQQQAANLGLKNVQFVLQDAGAEVVEAEQFDYIMAFDVIHDLTRPFEALKNIQMMLKPEGVFSMVDITASSSVVQNKKHPMGMFLYTVSLMHCMPVGLVDNGMGLGMMWGREQALDLCYAAGFSSVEEYAIPEDAFNSHYLCHK, via the coding sequence ATGGGGATGTCAGAAGAAAAAACAGCAGAATTTAGTCAAAAGCTCTGCGATATTTTAAATTACGGTGCACTGAATGCTGCTATGGGAATCGGGTATGCTTCTGGTGCATTTGAGGCGCTGGGAAAATTTGATGCTCCGGCGTCTTGCGAGGCGATAGCCCTTCAAGGTGGGTTGAACGAAAGGTATCTGCAAGAGTGGCTTGGGGTGATGGTTTCCGGCGGGATAGTGGAGGTTAGTGAAACAGAAGCTGACGGGGAGGAGTTGTACTTTTTGCCCAAAGAATACCTACCGTTGCTGACTCGTAGCGGGGGGAACTCTAATATGGGGGTATATACGCAGGAAATACCTTTGTTGACGCAATCAAGCTTGAATCAAGTTGTTTCAGGCATGCAGACAGGTGAAGGCATCGGCTATGAAAATTACAGCTATTTCTACTCATTTATGGAGGAGCTTGCTAACGCCAAGCATGAGCAGATGCTTGTTGAAACGTTTCTACCGTCAGTTATGGATGGTGTCATAGTCGAACGATTGCGGAAGGGAATTCATGTTTGCGATATGGGCTGTGCAGACGGGGTTGTTCTTCAGTTAATGGCTAAAGCATTTCCAGAATCGACTTTTGTGGGATTTGATATTTCGGAGGCGAGTATTGAAAAAGCACAGCAACAGGCTGCAAATCTTGGATTGAAAAACGTTCAGTTTGTTTTACAGGATGCAGGGGCAGAGGTCGTTGAAGCCGAACAGTTTGATTATATCATGGCGTTTGATGTGATCCATGATCTTACTCGCCCATTTGAAGCGTTGAAAAATATTCAAATGATGTTGAAGCCTGAAGGTGTATTTTCCATGGTGGATATAACTGCGAGCTCTTCTGTTGTGCAAAATAAGAAACATCCCATGGGCATGTTTTTATACACCGTGAGCCTGATGCATTGCATGCCTGTGGGGCTGGTGGATAATGGTATGGGGCTTGGGATGATGTGGGGGCGCGAGCAGGCACTTGATCTGTGCTATGCCGCTGGTTTCAGTTCTGTTGAAGAATATGCAATTCCAGAAGATGCTTTTAACAGCCACTACCTTTGTCATAAGTAG
- a CDS encoding HMA2 domain-containing protein gives MSATTVEHARFRFRCESLKIEEHANAIKESLAKTKGVVEVAVNKRVGSILVLFDQAAVSADKLFCKIAEGLGLEPEQIKSKLSSFNRAVIGRSGRRVVKRGLLCAGATTLALLAFSEKGHAVAGGVWLTLMAAHLYQNKRTLFS, from the coding sequence ATGAGCGCAACAACCGTAGAACATGCACGCTTCCGTTTTAGATGTGAATCACTGAAAATAGAAGAACATGCCAATGCAATCAAAGAATCATTAGCTAAAACCAAAGGCGTAGTTGAGGTTGCAGTTAACAAGCGAGTTGGCAGCATTCTTGTTCTTTTCGATCAGGCAGCAGTAAGCGCCGATAAGCTTTTCTGCAAAATCGCTGAAGGTCTGGGATTAGAGCCGGAACAGATCAAAAGTAAACTGAGCAGCTTTAACCGTGCTGTAATTGGAAGAAGCGGAAGAAGAGTTGTAAAAAGAGGTTTACTCTGCGCTGGTGCTACCACACTTGCGTTACTGGCTTTTTCTGAAAAAGGACACGCAGTTGCTGGTGGCGTATGGCTGACCCTGATGGCTGCCCATCTTTACCAAAATAAGCGAACTCTTTTTTCATAG